From Rana temporaria chromosome 5, aRanTem1.1, whole genome shotgun sequence:
cgcgccgttcgggaaaaacttcaatcacgtcaggtcacagtacatttacataaaacacacccccctgatccaaatttgaattaggcgggctttcgccggccgatttacgctacgccgccacaacttacggagcaactgctttgagaatacagcacttgcccgtctaagttgtggaggcgcaacgtaaatcggatacgttacgcccaggcAAAGttacgcggatctacctgaatctggccctaagcgtgTTGGGGTGCCATTTACATGAATGGCACTGCAGTGTACTAACACACATGCATCAATACACATGAAGACTGGTATGAATGGGCCCTAGGAAGAACAGCACCAGAGCAGACATAAGTTATACTCAGTTTTATTACAAACAATTACATTTGAGCTCAATGTGAGCTGCAAATATTTATGCACAATTACACTTCAGATTTTGTTTTCTTATCACAGATTTTATGGAACAGGAGCCAATATATTTGAGAATACACATATCACAAAGTCAGAAGATACCCAGAGCTCATCTTCATTAAAAGTTTTCAATACAAAACTGTATTCAATTCAATACAactgctttatttattttatttttttataaaaaaaaaaaaagggggtaagaAGGCATGTGATGAAACCTCTTAGCCATGTGTAAATTAAAAATAAGTATGAAAGTACATTTAAAGCACCTCAAATTCTTAAACAACATTATATTTTTATAGTAGCCATGTGCAAATGAAGGACAGGTTTAGGTAATGAAAAAATTAGCttggtttaaagtggttctaaagccttccctctttttagcttaatgcactctctgaattaaggtaaaaaaccttcagtatgtAGCTCCCCCACATATTCGAAGCCTAAtctcaatccagcgctgtgcacgaGGCACaggctctctctgctctctccctcctcattggccccCACTGCtggcaatcacagccagtgaggagggagcaacGGGTGGGGCCAAGCCACACTCTGTGTGTATTATAGACACATCAAATGGGGTTCAGGAGCAAGCAAATTTAAGTGCCCTAATAACAAGCTGCTTGTCATGGGGGCACTTGGTGGGGGAGAGGAGCCAGAATCACTGTcaaggggaccccaaaagaggggaatcagggctgctctgtgcaaaactgttgcacagagcaggtaagtataacatgtttgttatttttttatgtttacaaacactttaagcaatACTTTCTCCAGCTAAAGTAAGATCCTACTTGCAGATTCATATTCTGAAATTCCTGAGTGAATCATATCTCCTTGTTCAACTAGATAATTGTCGGTGTGCTTTGCTCTTGAAAGAAAATCTAGAAGGCAACTGTAAGGTTAGTTTAGCTTGATGTGTTAATTGTTTTGTTGCTGTTTGAGTCATCATTCTCATCATCTtccttagggatgagcttcgagttcgagtcaaacccagggtggctttggccaattatgtctcaggtggtttagtacacaccccacactatataaggccaatccactgtaccttagtaatcctttatgttactgcccgcttcctgtatatggattcatcgggtagtgtgtgggtattccgtcacttcctcgatgccgcaatgtctcctgggagcttttgtcattgttcccagaagacattgcggaggtctgctgcgagttatcgcaggattaagaaagaactttaagcagttctttataaatcccgcgataacttgaggcagacctccgcaatgtctcctgggaactatgacaaaagctcccaggagacattgcggcattgaggaagtgacggaatacccgcacactacccggtgAATCCatgtacaggaagcggccagtaacataaaggattactaaggttcgcctgcccctgacagtgactcgagctgggcatcgccgcttagtaaagcattggctcggctgctctagtcctgcaaagggaactgcgttcctgctgtgaaaaaagtgcagggactccgttcccacacgttcccgcaggacttgagccctggttgcggcggtggttaaagacagagagagagacagtgtcatttaatttgagttagatagagcaggcaggcgagtcagttagcttcagttacagtgtgtagaggatatatatgcatcctaggtgttgtatttatatttatacactgtattcagtttagctagatccattcctgttattctcttcataatatactgacaggcagccaggtgattgtgctagctgcagtattttcacttaggcttcgtacacacatccgaggaactcgacaggcgaaacacatcattttgctcatcgagttccttgtgaagccgccgaggatctcggcgagccaaattttcccattggcccgacaagatccttggcggtttcctcgttgaaaagtgtacacacgaccggtttcctcggcaaaaaaaaaaatccagcaaacTTCTTGCTGTTTTTCgctgagaaactcggccgtgtgtacgaggcctaagtgtactGTGTccgttgcacagtgtgcacctaaagtttacctgaatacaattgctggtgttctcatacaaatacaggcagggagctgcagtattttgttttagtgtcctttgcacagtgtgcacctaaagattacctgaatacaattggtggtgttctcatacaaatacagcatgccatttttctcaatgattttcatccatattgctgggaccagacattatagccgcaagcagttttaaatgacttttattcctttagaaatgtcattttgtgcagggacagttctaaacacgggaaacacatgccacttcacaggcatactgtagacacccccaggtatgatatttaaaggaatatttcactttttttttcactttaagctttattaaaatcactgctcccaaaaaaacttccattttaaaaaaaattgatacatgtcccatggggcaggtcccgggtccccagaccctttttaggacaataacttgcatattagcttttaaaattagcacttttgattttgaatgttcgagtcccatagactttaatggggttctaaagtttgtgcGATccttcggtccgttcgaaggttctggtgcaaaccgaaccgggggtgtttggctcatccctaaaggCTCTTTGGAGGGCTTCCTGGATCGAGTGAGGAGTCTTTTGTTTCCATTTCCTTCCAACAATAAAGTAAATGTAGGGATTGGCGGCGCAGTTAAGCACTGTGCAGTAAGTTGATACATAGAAATTAATAACAGTTGCCGAATCTGTTGGTGTTAATTTCAAGTATAATAAAAACGACAAAAACGTAAATGGAAGAACTGATAAAATGAATACAAGAACTGCAATAAGGATGATGATGTACAGTTTAGGTGTGTATCGCTGGTTTAATGACCTCTTTACTTTGATGAGCAAGGTGAAGCTGGAAATTACCATAATTGGTAGGCAGATGCCAAtggctaaaataaaaactattatttGAACTGCTAAACATTGTGAGGTTTGTTCCAAGAAGGCATCTTCTGTACACGCAAGGTTCTTAAGGAGACTTTCCAAAGAGCCAAGGATCCAAAGAGCAATGCACATAATAGTGGACAAGTTCCTGGGGCGATGGCTTCGGTACCAAAAGGGGAACAGAACAGAGCTACATCGTTCCATGCTGACAGCTGTAAGGATATACATTCCGGAATACTGCATTGTATCATAAAATATTTCTATGAATAAATATAAACTCTCCTTCCCTATAAAATCAGGATCTGTCCCCTTGATTGTGTTTATCTGGAGCATCAAAAGCAAGGTAGTAAATATAATAAACAGGGCGTCAGCTACCGACAGATTCATAATATAAACTTCGTATTTGTTTCTCTGGTTCTTGAAGCACAGGTACCAAAACACAATAACATTTCCAACTAGGCCAACGATACAAAGACATAGTGCTACAACAACCACTATGGTGACAGGTATGTACGAATTTTCCAAATAGCTTCTATATGGTTTATCCTGGGTGTCATTCATGCCGGTTACATTCATGTTTTCTTTAATATTGGTATTAATATTCCAACTGTGTTATTAGAACGTATCTTCTTTTTCCGTCTGTGTTAAATACATTACCACAAATGATTATTAGTAAATCCGAAGTCAGTACCTGAGGATAGATagctattattaaaaaaaaattgtataaagatAGTGATTTTCATTTTTCAATTAATTTAGAAATTCATATCCTACCAAATAATGCAGCAGCATTAAAGTGAAATCATTTTAGGACAGGAACAACGATAATTGCAATTTGCTGTCCATAACCACCAGATTTATCTTTTCATCTTTGCAGAGCAGATTGCAAAATAAGGAAAACATAACATGCTGGTTGACAACAAGTGAGAAAAAATATTTCCAAAGgggaaacatgaaaaaaaattgtccaaatTGGGAGAACTCACCTCTACTCCTGTTCCAGTGACCACTGTAAAGATTGGAAGATTTTGAAGTCTTCTTTATATAATACCTTTCTATCTTTTCGACAATGGTCACCAGCAAATAAAGTGAAAGTGAATCTCCCACCTGGGAACACAGACAGCGATAAAAACCAGACAAAGGTTCCAACCCTTCTCCACTATGTCCACAACTAAAGATGTCTGGGCTGGAGTTTCACATTAACCAATATATTCTTTAAGACTGAccaaacatattttatatatatatatatatatatatatatatatatatatatatatatatatatatatattgttatgtaAATTCACCATGTTGTGCTCAAAAACGTACAAGTATGAAACTACCACCaatagtgtaatttttttagcgcaACACTGAATTTGTATTTTTGATATTTTAAGATGATATCCCCTATTGTGTTtgcaacttatttttattttcagtaaaaaaattaaaatatgtgcatgttttttctttatatatggtTATAAAGTGTGTAGGCTACAATGTGTAGGCTACAATTTATATCCCAGAGGTGCAGTTAATACAGGCTATGTACAGCTCAAAGGGACTGACTGCTTTCTAGCAATTGCCTACCCCTTGTAATATTTGGGCAGATGAATGCATACAAGATAAATGGCAGTGGTGCTTACAATCAATTGATAAGTATGTATGTTACTACATTAACTAAAATGTAAACTTTTGAACACCATCTAAAATGTTTTGAGTGCTCTCCCCTATGTCTGCTCTTCTCTACTTCACACCCAGATGTACTTTCACCTGATTCTATTGTTTAGTTTTGTGATATGTATAGACTTTCAGTGTATGACCCTGAGTAATGACTACGTGCATTCTCATTGGACACATGCTAGCTATATGATTTACATTGCATTGCTTTCTGTATTGAACACCTGTCCCTTACTCATGTCATGTTATTTTACTTtatcaaaatattaataaaaacatatttgactCTAAAATGTTTTGAGTGAAGAGAGCTCAGAAAAGGCTAAAGCTCGACTAATATGCCCCCTTTTTAATTTAATCCACCAATTTTAAAAGTCTCAAATTTTCACTTCCAGTTTCTCCACTCTTTTAAATCTTGCCTGAACTCAGTCTGAGGCAAGACATAATAAAGTCTACTGGCAATCTATCACACTGTAACAAAGGGTGTAGTGCTGGGGCAAGCATTGGTTAAAATGTAAAGGAGCAAGTCAGTGGAACCAGGCTatgacatcgggggggggggggggggttgggggtccgGACAAGGGAAGGATAGAGCCTTTGCAACTGAATGCATGGGCTAGTATCAATGGTGGTGCCCACATAATACTGCCCAGAAGGTTGCAATCCAGCTTGATCAACtaaacactgcccctagtggctgTGATGTTTTAGGCCACATCCTATGTAGCCTAGGGTAAAATCCAGCCCTGGGTACAGGCAGAATCTGGAAGAATACTGAAACTGAATAGTATAACACCTTTTATGACATCTCCAGTGCCAACTTATCTGCAGAAGAAACAATATAAAGTGGCAAGCTTTTCTTACCTATTCAATAGCAATAGTCCTTATGAGTTTTGCCTGATTGCATTTGCACGTTTGTCATAGACAGTAGACAATAATCTGATCTAGTTGACAACAGCTGGATCATGAGATTGTCTTTTAATGCCTACAGGCCTTGCTTATGATCCGGAGACAGATTTGAACGTGGAAAATAGAAATCTTGCTGCCAAAGTATCAGCAAGATAGAGGTGAGTCAATCAGGGGGCATCTACCCAAAACTAAAATATGAGTGGTAAAACCAcgtttgttaaaagaaaaaaatgacgcgggattaaaggggttgtaaaggatttttttttttttcataataagcatcctttacctgcagacattactcttttcacttcctcattgttcgtttttgctcagaagttgctctatttcttctctgttctgttcacttcctgcttgtctgattgttactcaccactgtgaagggagactttactgcggtggtcagtgacgtgcttgccccctcctgggaactacatctgtgcggcaggacgctctctatgtgttagagacttcaagtaggtgtgaattactgggtgtgcctcaatgcatactgggaaatgtagttcttacatgaaggaGCGatgcaaaacaggaagtgaatgagagaatagAAACTAGaaagccggaggtgatatagatgaaggaatttaataggtatttactcattttttaacagatTAATTACACTATTCtgcctgtctaccttgcagacattaattttaggcaaaacatatttttcctttacaactcctttaactgaaTATTTgctacaaaatagttttttttttaatatataatttagtgttgAAAAAAACACTTCTATTTCAGTCTGCAACCAACTAAGGTTTTCTAAAATTGGCAAAAAAATCAAGCATGTCTCATTTGTATAGGGATGTTGTGTACACTGTTGGTATATACAGCATTAAAGGGTTAAGCTGGCCTTACACTAGCAAAATTTAGTTTGAACTTTTTTGTCTCAAGAACATTTGTTTAATTTTCTAATCATTAGGTGGGTCAAATTGATATCTGTTttcagtgatgagaaaattcaaaggagACGGATGTAAAAAAATTCTCGAACAAACACATTTCtagcagtgtatgtggttttcatttgggAAAGTCCATTTGTttcaaaaactatttttaaagcAAACAGAATTTTGAATTACTTTCAAATGACATTGGTAAAGTGATTGAATGTTTGtatgaaaataatttaaaaatatgATTAGCTTAGGTTGATGCTATTTTGTATAGTGACTGcatagagtgtttttttttttttcaataggtaAACTAAcactttaaaatgattgtaaagtcttttttttttttttctattaaaataacaaacattactgcatgtaGCGCTTTATTTTATGATGGAGTTCGGTATCACTTAGTATAACACTTAGTGAGTTCCATCTGTGAAGGGTTGATTATATGGATCATGCTGGCCACTTGTTCTGCTGTACGACTCAtttatgttttgtgtttttttctttttttttttctttcttgtgttGTTACTATGCTTATACTATGttgaacatttaaataaaaagaataaaaaaaaaaaatgtaacaaacatgttatacttacctgctctgtgcagcccacatcctcctcttcttggatccctggccccttcctcctgtcgagtgcccctacagcaagcagcttgctacgaGGGGACacaagccgagctgcagctccatctatCCATTCAGCCACAGAGCTTCAGTTcaaccccgccccctctctcctgattggctaactgagtttgactgacagcagtgggtgGAAGCAAATGGcgtcgctgctgtgtctcagccaatcaggagggagattcCCAGAGGGCCAAttcacttgtggacatcgctggatagagatggggctcaggtaagtattggggggctgctgaacacagaaggctttttatcttaatgcatagaacgcaTTAGGATAaacaaaccttctgactttacaatcactttaagtgctgGTTCAGTAGCTGGAGATTGAATTTGCACCACACCCATACTAaacttgcacaggaccctttttttaaccGGTTGAAAATCGCACACCGCATGGATGTGAATGGCCTTCATTAGAAATAATGCTTTTTTAGATGACATACAAATTTATACTTTTCGGATTGCATTGAATCCACACAGAATTGGCTTAGGTGTGAACCACCACTCAAAGTGCCATGTCTTGATTGTGTGAGTCACTAACTGATAGCTCCCAGTGGGACTGAtttcctaaaactggagagtacaaaaaagcttaattgaagaagctgaagttagaagctgataccatgcacagctgctccagattctgcactctccagttttagtaaatcaaacccaatgtTTGTTTCCTTTTTATAACATTGGTATTGATCATGCAAGTGGTTGTGAAAAGTAAGAactgagtaaggcccctttcacaccagtggccCGGTCAtgtccgcctgtccgtttttcaggcagaccggatcagaccacccattgttctctatggagcggaatgtcagcagacatgtgtctgctgacacccgcctgTGTCCGATCcggtctgctaaaaacagacggatggagATACGTTCGCCATCCCTCCAGGGGATCGGATTTGAGCCAGCGGGAAACGGACAGGCAGTCTGTTTCCATCTGAgcaccccatagagaacagcaggcattgtctgtgtctgctctgcataatgGAATGGACACggaccactattttttttttttttcttctcttctcctattcttctctccggcctgaggatatagacggctggaggaggggaatgggggaagaagggggtctagaggtagggataaggggggagggaaaggggggataaaatgaggaaggaagtgctgcggggataaggagggaattagtactttagataaagAATAAATGGATACTTAGGGGGAGATGGAATACTCGGGTAGTCTGAAATTTAGTTTAAAAGTAGAAAGTATTTGGTCTCTCATAGAGGAGTGGATTGAAACTAGAAGTGATACAGATATTATGAACAGTAAATAGAGCTGAAGAGAGAGAATACATATAATATCCAtatatatgttgatgtataggactgtgtttagtcctcttcttatgtttcctgtatcactttcttgctttttgttttcttggaaaagaaacaaaataaaaaggaaaatttaaaaaaaaaggaatggacACGGACctctcatccacctgctcagctggGATTTGTGGAGAGATTCCCCACTGAGTAGGTGGATTCGCTTGACAAATTTAgctccgtctgaaaggggccagaAGTAATATGTGATCTCCAATACAAACAACATGTACAAAATTGTAAAGAAGTTTGCTAAAATCCGGTATCTATGTTACCAGGGGAGGTTTCTTTCAGCAAAAGTGGAGTTATATTATTGGCAGGTTTACTGTAAATGTTATATTATGCTTCTGTATATCTTCTGCATAActgatttttttaaatccagcactGGGGTCTTAATCATTAACATATATACAAAACAGACAAAATGCATCTATTTTCTAAAGTTGCCATTCTTATCCAATTAAAGCCTTAAAGAACTCACAAATAGTTCATATTCTGTACATCTTATACAGTTCTGATTAGCAATAATTTAGTTTAGAAATGTAAGCtaacatcaatatatatatatatatatatatatatatatatatatatataaaatgatacaAGCCTAAAATACTAGATCTCACCTGTAATATGTTGTTTTTATGTTTCCAGGTAACTACAAATACTGAATATATTTACACCATTCCAGGACACTCAGCCATTAACTGCTGTGTTTCTATCAGATGCATCGATATGAGATAAATTACTTAAATAGGTAGCTGTGTGTAAGAGATGGAGTCATAAAAAGTACAGAGGTGGAACTACAGCTGATCATAATTAAGCACCAAATGTAAAAATTGAGGTATGTCAGTTTCACTATAGTACCTTAGCCTGTAATTATTGGGAAATACAAGGAAGTAATATGTAAGATTTACATACCAGTGATATGTACgcaaaaatttactggcacagcaaagatagttacaaaattacatttaagtgttttaattttttgtatgtAGGCTACAGACAAGTACAATATACAATTAGCAATGTGAGTAAGGTAGATAGTAAGGCAAACAAAcacatttcttattttatttttgatatagtaagtaagtagctcagaaaCAGGACACAGGAGGGCAAAAAATTGGAATGGGCGACACACatacatgaaattgactctcgcagtgacactgacagcagtgtgcagcagcacagataatGATGACACCTCACCGACACAACACATCCCCCTCCtgggtcacagtgacagtctctctccaagccagGTGGTCtcttcagtccactccagtccaaacagcactgatagTCCTGTTCCTAAGTTTCCTTGCTCCCATCCCACATATCCACACGAGGCTCCAGGcgcttgcaccatgacatcacacaacatgctcaggcaccgcctccTCCTTGTCTTGGTGATCCTGTCATTAACACACTTCCTACCCATTTTCTATCTATAGTGGAACAGTTTTATCAACCCAAGACAGACCAAGACAAGGATACAGAACACTTCCCCCTCTCCTCTATAACGTATGGGGGAGGTGGTGTGTAGTCCACAGAGAGTGTTTGGAACAATGCTAACTGAGCACAGCACAGGCAAAGAACACAGAAGTCCTGTGCTCACAGGATTtgtggcaggatcaacagataaTTTTTTGCACTTATAGAAATGGTATATCTAACCCCTTCAATGCAGGACACTTTTTTCCtcatcctgcccaggccaatttgaatgacaattgcgcagtcatgcaatactgtacccgaaaataaaacttatttttggtggtatttaatcactgctgggttgttTTAGTTATATGTGGGTTATTGTTTGTATTTCACGAaacttaaagtgaagttccaaattgaactttctctttttttccggaaaccccccccccctctccggtgtcacatttggcatctttcgggggggggggtgcagatacctgtataatacaggtatttgcaaccACTTCCAGGGAGAGAGtcactccactcccccccccccccactgccttctgggaaacacactggtcccaggagaccgcAGGGACCACTGGGAAGGCGCCATgctactcgtgcatgcgcagtaaggaaccaggcagtgaagccgcaaggcggcggtggcagcagagagacgatcgcttgctcgtcttctgctgtcgACATCgcggcgcgctggacaggtaagtgtccatttattaaaagtcagcagcttcagtatttgtagctgctggtttttaattatttttttttcgcgggacctccgctttaataaaaagtaatttacagaaaaaaaaaatacagacattttttaaaagaaaagtcttgcagaaaattctgtaaataagtaattttgcgccttcactgatgtgcgctgatgaggctgcactgatgggcactgatgaggtggcactgatgaggaggcactgatgggcactgataaggtggcactgatgaggaggcactgatgagagacactgataggtggcactgatgggaggcactgatagccagcactgatggacactgaggtggcactgatgggcagcactgatgagcagacACCAATggccactgaaaggcagcactgaattgcatcactgattggcacagattggcataactgctgggcactgttggggctgcactgaaaatcagggcactgatgattggTGCCCAGATTAcctgtacaggtctcccctgtgaggagatgccgctgatcagctttcctctcctcacactctgtcagtgtgaagtGAGGAGTGCCAATAACCGtaatttccttgtttacatgtggttAGCTGTGATTGGACCGTGATCCCCACCCTTTTGCTGGGTTTCCCCATGTTGTTTTTGGATGGTGAAATCATATTAAGCCTGATATGAATTATTCTATACAAAagcaattaaaaacaaattatacCTGTTTGTCCAGGTAATCTTCCATGTCAGATATGCATTCCAGCTTTAATTATAGTTACTGGCAATGTTTTCACTTTAATTTGGTCTTTTAAATGAGACCTTGTAAAAAGATAACAACACAAATTCCTAAAGAAATAAacacatgtagcgcctggttactttaaccacttaaggaccagcccatgtacatatacgtccacaatatggcacgtacaggcacatgggcgtataggtacgtcctcgcctattagcgggtggggggtccgatcgggaccccccccgctacatgcggaggtcgggtccgctcggggagcgatccgggaccacggcgcggctatttgtttatagccgctccgtcgcgatcgctccccggagctgaagaacgaggaaagccgtgtgtaaacacggcttccccgtccttcactatggcggcgcatcgatcgcgtcattccctttatagggaagacacgatcgatgacgtcattcctacagccacacccccaaacagttgtaaacacatactaggtgcaccctaactcctacagcgccacctgtggttaactcccaaactgcaactgtcattttcacaataaagaatgcaatttaaatgcattttttgctgtgaaaatgacaatggtcccaaaaatgtgtcaaaattgtccgaagtgtccgccataatgtcgcagtcacgaaaaaaattgctgatcgccgccattagtagtaaaaaaaaataaaaaaataaaaatgcaataaaactatcccctattttgtaaacactataaattttgcgcaaaccaatcgataaacgcttattgcgattttttttactaaaaataggtagaagaatacgtatcggcctaaactgaggaaaaaaaatgtttttatatatgtttttgggggatatttattacagcaaaaagtaaaaaatattgcttttttttcaaaattgtcgctctatttttgtttatagcgcaaaaactaaaaaccgcagatgtgatcaaataccaccaaaagaaagctctatttgtggggaaaaaaggacgccaattttgtttgggagccacgtcgcacgaccgcgcaattgtctgttaaagcgacgcagtcccgaactgtaaaaacaccttgggtctttaggctgcatattggtccggggcttaagtggttaagtacaggtgctatttaaatttagtgtagttaaactctgatccaaatttgtTATGTGCaaagcagggtctctgtctcagcttggctgtgctgtgggctcattctgttgtgcagGGGTGTccttcccacccctgtgcagtagatggcagcagtggagtcaatgtttgggtgcttttccccagcagccaatcaggagggttgagcctcgctgtgcatgctgggggagggtatttatggggcaggcaccattggttctgggtattgcttcgtccagtgtggcacccacctttagggtgaccacatcacgacACCCGGACGTTgaggcctacctggccggggcgtgcatgccacacggtgttcctggttccggggccacgTTGACCCGGAACATCTGAGCAACGATgaggacccagtgagc
This genomic window contains:
- the LOC120941214 gene encoding mas-related G-protein coupled receptor member D-like, producing the protein MNVTGMNDTQDKPYRSYLENSYIPVTIVVVVALCLCIVGLVGNVIVFWYLCFKNQRNKYEVYIMNLSVADALFIIFTTLLLMLQINTIKGTDPDFIGKESLYLFIEIFYDTMQYSGMYILTAVSMERCSSVLFPFWYRSHRPRNLSTIMCIALWILGSLESLLKNLACTEDAFLEQTSQCLAVQIIVFILAIGICLPIMVISSFTLLIKVKRSLNQRYTPKLYIIILIAVLVFILSVLPFTFLSFLLYLKLTPTDSATVINFYVSTYCTVLNCAANPYIYFIVGRKWKQKTPHSIQEALQRAFRDEPNTPGSVCTRTFERTEGSHKL